A portion of the Tindallia magadiensis genome contains these proteins:
- a CDS encoding prepilin-type N-terminal cleavage/methylation domain-containing protein, protein MKFRARNNKDGVTLIELIVVMFIIGLLFSIAVPNAQAIYQRTILRNSAHELESALQMARQLSMDESKSYEVFLSKDRFSIRESIAFGQRIHIWDLPQGVERAETSDLRISFNRRGVTNYGKFTLRNRDDRIDIEIHIGSGRIVISDVY, encoded by the coding sequence ATGAAATTTCGGGCAAGAAATAATAAGGACGGAGTTACATTGATAGAGCTCATAGTCGTTATGTTTATAATAGGCTTGCTTTTTTCAATAGCTGTACCTAATGCGCAAGCAATCTATCAACGAACTATATTAAGAAATTCGGCTCATGAGCTGGAAAGTGCATTGCAAATGGCAAGACAGCTAAGTATGGATGAGTCTAAATCCTATGAAGTTTTCTTATCCAAAGATCGATTTAGTATTCGTGAATCAATAGCTTTTGGACAGCGTATCCATATATGGGATTTGCCTCAGGGTGTAGAAAGAGCTGAAACATCAGATTTGCGAATTTCATTTAACCGAAGAGGTGTGACGAATTATGGGAAGTTTACGTTAAGGAACAGAGACGACAGGATCGATATAGAAATACATATAGGTTCAGGTCGAATCGTTATCTCTGATGTTTATTAA
- a CDS encoding shikimate kinase, with protein sequence MEKLEKLRIEIDKLDKDIAVLLEKRFKVSMHIIKQKKEEKLPLFHPEREHEIINRVCSYVSDERFIEEIKCIQNLIIRMSRQVQSKYMFQKHIFIIGFMGSGKTTIAKKVADMLAMNMIEMDSAIEQRCNQPISDIFHMKGEGFFREMEHALLSEITESEVKSVVSTGGGIVLKESNVHLLKKHGTVIWLKATPKDIFLRLSKDAQRPLLKDNMSIERIEKMMNERDAAYRQVADFSIQTSHKKIDDIALEIVKFLGSVHDDK encoded by the coding sequence TTGGAGAAGTTAGAGAAACTTAGAATAGAAATTGATAAACTAGATAAGGATATTGCGGTTCTTTTAGAAAAAAGATTTAAGGTTTCAATGCACATTATAAAGCAAAAAAAAGAAGAAAAATTGCCACTTTTTCATCCAGAAAGGGAACATGAAATCATTAATAGGGTGTGTTCTTATGTCTCTGATGAACGTTTTATTGAGGAAATAAAATGCATTCAAAATTTAATTATTCGAATGAGTCGCCAAGTACAATCTAAATATATGTTTCAAAAACATATATTTATTATTGGCTTTATGGGAAGTGGAAAAACAACAATTGCTAAAAAAGTAGCCGATATGCTAGCGATGAATATGATTGAGATGGACTCTGCGATAGAGCAAAGGTGCAATCAGCCTATCAGCGATATTTTTCATATGAAAGGTGAAGGTTTTTTTAGAGAAATGGAGCATGCCTTGTTAAGCGAAATTACTGAATCGGAGGTGAAGTCTGTCGTAAGCACTGGTGGAGGGATTGTTCTTAAAGAAAGCAATGTTCATTTATTAAAAAAGCATGGAACTGTTATATGGCTGAAAGCTACGCCAAAAGATATTTTTTTGAGATTGTCAAAAGATGCTCAAAGACCTTTATTGAAGGATAATATGTCTATCGAAAGGATTGAAAAGATGATGAATGAAAGAGACGCTGCTTATCGTCAAGTAGCTGATTTCTCAATTCAAACAAGCCATAAAAAGATCGATGATATTGCATTAGAAATTGTGAAGTTTTTAGGAAGTGTACATGATGACAAGTAA
- the aroE gene encoding shikimate dehydrogenase — protein sequence MTSKRITGKTKLIALLGNPVCQSVSPEIHNLAFEFHGLDYTYMAFRVEKNQLEKAVEGLRSLDATGFNVTMPYKELILSYLDEITEEARLCNAVNTVYNNNGKLIGHNTDGKGFLLSLEKHHIIAEGNKFVVLGAGGASRSIVMQLALEGAAEVVIFNRSKPAALNLMRCVKENFPRCHITCFEIDMDIIKLQCQDAIALINTTSIGMGEFVGQSIITDIDVFHSDLTVVDIIYAPAKTKLLQLAEASGCNILNGLGMIIGQGALAFKIWTGHEMPMQLINNYLIEKSD from the coding sequence ATGACAAGTAAGCGAATTACCGGTAAAACAAAGTTAATTGCTCTACTTGGCAATCCGGTTTGTCAAAGCGTATCTCCTGAAATACATAATTTAGCATTTGAATTTCATGGACTAGACTACACGTATATGGCTTTTCGAGTGGAAAAAAATCAATTAGAAAAAGCAGTTGAAGGCTTAAGGTCTTTAGATGCTACTGGCTTCAATGTAACAATGCCTTACAAAGAACTCATTCTTTCTTATTTAGACGAGATAACGGAAGAAGCTCGTTTATGCAATGCCGTAAATACTGTTTACAATAACAATGGAAAGCTGATTGGTCATAATACAGATGGTAAAGGATTTCTTTTATCTTTAGAAAAACATCATATAATAGCCGAAGGAAACAAATTTGTTGTACTAGGTGCGGGGGGAGCTTCGAGAAGTATTGTGATGCAATTGGCGTTGGAAGGAGCTGCCGAAGTTGTGATTTTCAATCGCAGCAAACCCGCAGCATTAAATTTAATGCGTTGCGTTAAAGAAAACTTTCCAAGATGTCATATCACATGTTTTGAAATAGATATGGATATTATTAAGCTTCAATGCCAAGATGCTATCGCTTTAATAAATACAACCAGTATTGGGATGGGTGAATTTGTAGGGCAATCAATTATTACAGATATCGATGTATTTCATTCAGATTTAACAGTTGTTGATATTATTTATGCACCTGCTAAAACAAAACTCCTCCAATTAGCTGAAGCCTCGGGATGTAACATTTTGAATGGATTAGGAATGATTATAGGACAAGGTGCTTTAGCGTTTAAGATTTGGACTGGTCACGAAATGCCGATGCAACTTATTAATAATTATCTTATCGAAAAAAGCGATTGA
- a CDS encoding prepilin-type N-terminal cleavage/methylation domain-containing protein, whose product MICSNNRQGFAFVEVMISLLIICLLLMVSLEVFSLTMLIKERSSSSYRLTNQVYSQMEQVIAGVSFDEIDQMTSIENTETFFTTRVTAKCDETDLEYRLIAIRYHTEQPWNDKRYYYVVDDNE is encoded by the coding sequence ATGATTTGTTCGAATAATCGACAAGGATTTGCGTTTGTTGAAGTAATGATTTCATTGCTTATCATCTGCTTGCTTTTGATGGTATCGTTGGAGGTTTTCAGTCTAACGATGCTTATTAAGGAGAGGTCTTCCAGTTCTTATCGTTTAACGAATCAGGTCTATAGTCAAATGGAGCAGGTAATAGCTGGTGTTTCTTTTGATGAGATTGATCAAATGACATCAATAGAAAATACCGAAACCTTTTTTACTACTCGTGTAACGGCTAAATGTGATGAAACAGACCTTGAATATAGGTTGATTGCTATTAGGTATCATACAGAACAGCCTTGGAATGACAAGAGGTATTATTATGTTGTTGATGATAATGAGTAG
- a CDS encoding type II secretion system protein has product MLLMIMSRTRRLNSKGLTLIEVILSFAMMTLLIATMATGGTFITKHNKDQMRQLRYEQNIRYAVIAIDKRFQQSNRQELYYQSDQQLFTSNVYDNVNDEWRSVYFQFDGAFTNRKNTWLYFHKDSNSLRVNLNGEHNVLVSGIDRIEIEEIEHNRLVRLRVFCSASDYSASIDIRISPLWRKYDKI; this is encoded by the coding sequence ATGTTGTTGATGATAATGAGTAGAACCAGGAGGTTAAATTCTAAGGGATTAACACTGATCGAGGTGATCCTTTCTTTTGCAATGATGACGTTACTAATTGCAACAATGGCTACAGGCGGTACTTTCATTACTAAACACAATAAGGATCAAATGAGACAATTAAGATATGAACAAAATATTAGGTACGCAGTGATAGCTATTGACAAACGTTTTCAACAAAGCAATAGACAGGAGTTATATTATCAGTCAGACCAGCAACTATTTACCAGTAACGTCTATGATAATGTTAACGATGAGTGGAGATCGGTATACTTTCAGTTTGACGGTGCTTTCACAAATAGAAAGAATACCTGGCTGTATTTTCACAAGGATTCAAATTCATTAAGAGTTAATCTTAATGGCGAACACAATGTCTTAGTATCAGGAATTGATCGAATTGAAATTGAAGAAATTGAACATAATCGTTTGGTTCGTCTGAGGGTTTTTTGTTCTGCATCTGATTATAGTGCTTCTATAGATATAAGAATTAGTCCCCTATGGAGGAAATATGACAAAATATAA
- a CDS encoding late competence development ComFB family protein has translation MELKNHMEIVVDRMLKMFVEKDPNICTCENCILDVKAYALNHLPPQYFVTEKGEVYTKAKDLTIQFETDVTSVLVQGIEKVKKHPRH, from the coding sequence ATGGAACTGAAAAATCATATGGAAATTGTTGTGGATCGTATGTTGAAAATGTTTGTAGAGAAAGATCCTAATATTTGCACTTGTGAAAACTGTATTTTAGATGTTAAGGCTTATGCATTGAATCATCTGCCGCCGCAATATTTTGTAACTGAGAAAGGTGAGGTTTATACGAAAGCTAAAGATTTAACAATACAGTTTGAAACGGATGTAACTTCCGTGTTAGTGCAAGGGATTGAAAAAGTGAAAAAGCATCCACGACACTAG
- a CDS encoding M24 family metallopeptidase, protein MDRAVNEIREWIEENGADAVLITSEANRYYLSGFTGSAGMVLITKTSQFVLSDFRYRQQVREECTDLTFLMTDSQHSVSDHLKDLGIKIVGIEENNVSYRQAVELMNHHGKIKLVPLKNLIEKLRSIKTKDEIEKIEKAAALSDVGWEYIKQHLHPGKKEKDLALDLEIFLRRNGAENISFPVILASGYRSALPHGVASDKIIEDGDLITVDFGSIVNYYCSDMTRTLVVGQANDKQKEIYHVVLEAQTKALEAVKPGISGKELDDIARNIITKAGYGEAFGHGLGHGVGLEVHELPQVSQKGIARLTPGMVITIEPGIYLPGVGGVRIEDLVLVTNEGYQVLSQSCKKLQEIR, encoded by the coding sequence ATGGATAGGGCGGTTAATGAAATTCGAGAGTGGATTGAAGAAAATGGAGCCGATGCTGTACTAATTACTAGTGAAGCAAATCGTTATTATCTTTCTGGGTTTACTGGTTCTGCTGGAATGGTTTTAATAACAAAGACTTCACAGTTTGTTTTGTCAGATTTTCGATACCGCCAACAAGTAAGGGAAGAATGTACAGACTTGACCTTCCTTATGACAGATAGTCAGCATTCAGTTTCTGATCACCTTAAAGATCTAGGAATTAAAATTGTTGGAATCGAAGAAAATAACGTCTCTTATCGTCAAGCGGTTGAATTAATGAATCATCATGGAAAAATCAAATTAGTACCTTTAAAAAACTTGATCGAAAAACTACGTTCAATCAAGACGAAGGATGAAATTGAAAAAATAGAAAAAGCGGCTGCATTATCAGATGTGGGATGGGAATACATAAAACAACACCTTCATCCTGGTAAAAAAGAAAAAGATTTAGCATTGGATTTGGAAATTTTTCTGAGGCGTAACGGAGCTGAAAACATTAGTTTTCCTGTCATTTTAGCTTCAGGTTATCGAAGTGCGTTGCCTCATGGCGTAGCTTCTGATAAAATTATTGAAGACGGAGATTTGATAACCGTAGATTTCGGAAGTATTGTGAATTACTACTGCTCAGATATGACTAGAACATTGGTTGTAGGACAAGCAAATGATAAACAGAAAGAAATTTACCATGTGGTTTTAGAAGCACAGACGAAAGCACTAGAAGCTGTAAAACCAGGAATATCAGGCAAAGAGCTTGATGATATTGCAAGGAATATCATCACAAAAGCAGGATATGGAGAAGCCTTTGGCCATGGATTAGGGCATGGCGTTGGCCTTGAAGTTCATGAGCTGCCACAAGTAAGTCAAAAAGGTATTGCACGACTTACGCCAGGAATGGTGATTACCATTGAACCAGGAATTTACCTTCCGGGTGTTGGTGGGGTAAGAATCGAAGACTTAGTATTAGTAACTAATGAAGGGTATCAAGTTCTATCTCAATCTTGCAAGAAGTTGCAAGAAATAAGATAA
- the efp gene encoding elongation factor P: MIQAGDFRKGITFQKNGEPCVVMEFQHVKPGKGAAFVRTKYKNLITGSIREEAFNPSDKFEKALIETKEMQYLYNDGEFYYFMDNETFEQFPLTEDIVSGAIEFLKENDTATVRFYQGKAFQLEAPNFVELKIIETEPGVKGDTASNVTKTAKVETGAVIHVPLFINEGDNVRVDTRSGEYMSRV, from the coding sequence ATGATACAGGCAGGAGATTTTCGTAAAGGTATTACGTTTCAAAAGAATGGAGAACCATGCGTTGTAATGGAATTTCAGCATGTTAAACCTGGAAAGGGTGCTGCTTTTGTAAGAACAAAATACAAAAACCTGATAACTGGCTCCATTCGGGAAGAAGCGTTTAATCCTAGTGATAAATTTGAAAAAGCATTAATTGAAACGAAAGAAATGCAATACCTTTACAATGATGGTGAGTTCTACTATTTCATGGACAATGAAACGTTTGAGCAATTTCCATTAACAGAAGATATCGTATCAGGTGCTATTGAATTTCTGAAAGAAAATGATACAGCAACTGTCCGGTTTTATCAAGGGAAAGCATTTCAATTGGAAGCACCTAATTTTGTTGAGTTAAAAATCATCGAAACAGAACCGGGTGTTAAAGGAGATACGGCATCTAATGTAACAAAGACTGCTAAAGTAGAGACCGGGGCTGTTATCCATGTGCCTTTATTTATTAATGAGGGTGATAATGTGCGTGTAGACACAAGGTCTGGCGAATATATGTCCAGGGTATAA
- a CDS encoding CD1247 N-terminal domain-containing protein, producing MNHLFENVAYLKGLAEGLEVKESSKEGKLLLGILDTLEEMAEAINEIQEDQEDLEDYVEALDDDLAEIEEDLDLDDDSECDDDIDFMEVECPKCQEVIYLDEDILYDDDAEVLCPECHEIIEFMEEDFCGDDCCCGHDHEDKE from the coding sequence ATGAATCATTTATTTGAAAATGTAGCATACTTAAAAGGCTTAGCGGAAGGGTTAGAGGTTAAAGAGTCCTCTAAAGAAGGAAAACTATTACTGGGTATATTAGATACGTTAGAAGAAATGGCAGAGGCAATAAACGAAATCCAGGAAGATCAAGAAGACTTGGAAGATTATGTAGAAGCACTGGATGATGACTTGGCTGAAATCGAGGAGGATTTAGACTTGGATGATGATTCTGAGTGTGATGATGATATTGACTTCATGGAAGTAGAATGTCCTAAATGTCAAGAAGTAATTTATTTGGATGAAGACATATTGTATGACGATGATGCTGAGGTTTTATGTCCAGAGTGTCATGAAATCATTGAATTTATGGAAGAAGATTTTTGCGGTGATGACTGTTGTTGTGGACACGACCACGAAGATAAAGAGTAG